One genomic window of Arachis stenosperma cultivar V10309 chromosome 10, arast.V10309.gnm1.PFL2, whole genome shotgun sequence includes the following:
- the LOC130957182 gene encoding uncharacterized protein LOC130957182 — MSNNDTTKKQMESSKRPIEDEKPTKADEAEDQVVMPNKDTEKLKEKNNQPHSSKEVIQGQQQVGKSITPPLLYPQRFSKETKDQHFHKFLETFKKLEINIPLAEALEQMPLYAKFLKELINKKRSWLEKETVLLTEECSAVIQRGIPPKLKDPGSFVVSCTIGRMVLNKALCDLGTSINLMPLSMMRKLAIEELKPTRMSLVMADRSIKTPNGIVENLLVKVGKFIFPADFVILDTEEEGNNSIILGRPFLATARAIIDVEKGEMIFRVHNEQMVINVFKSMQHISEQEDYVRVDMIESLVEEMLEDNPQEQEENQETIEEQVAEMSIEQEEKQDKKGEVRKQELKPLPTHLKYAFLGASESFPVIINSSLTKKEEGELLDVLKAHKDALGWTIDDLKGISPTVQGEAH, encoded by the coding sequence atgagcaacaatgacactaCAAAGAAGCAAATGGAGAGCAGCAAAAGACCAATAGAAGATGAAAAGCCAACAAAGGCAGATGAAGCCGAGGATCAAGTTGTGATGCCAAACAAGGACACTGAGAAACTCAAAGAGAAGAACAACCAGCCACACAGTTCAAAAGAAGTGATTCAGGGACAGCAGCAAGTGGGAAAGAGCATCACACCTCCACTGCTATATCCCCAGAGGTTCAGCAAAGAAACTAAGGACCAACATTTTCATAAGttccttgagactttcaagaagttggagatcaaTATTCCCTTGGCTGAAGCACTTGaacaaatgcctctgtatgccaagttttTGAAAGAGCTTATCAACAAAAAGAGGAGTTGGCTTGAGAAGGAAACTGTGTTACTcactgaggaatgcagtgcTGTGATTCAAAGAGGCATTCcaccaaaactcaaggatccaGGAAGCTTTGTAGTCTCATGCACTATTGGCAGAATGGTTCTCAACAAAGCTCTCTGTGACCTTGGTACCagtatcaacctaatgcctCTCTCAATGATGAgaaagcttgccatagaagagcttaaacccaccaggatgtcaTTGGTCATGGCTGACAGATCAATCAAAACACccaatggaattgtggaaaacCTGTTGGTGAAGGTTGGGAAGTTTATTTtcccagcagattttgtgattttggatacTGAAGAGGAAGGAAACAATTCAATCATTTTAGGAAGGCCATTtttagccacagcaagagccaTCATTGATGTAGAAAAAGGAGAGATGATCTTCAGGGTCCACAATGAACAAATGGTCATAAACgttttcaagtcaatgcaaCACATTTCTGAGCAAGAGGACTACGTGAgagtggatatgatagagagtTTGGTGGAAGAAATGTTGGAAGATAACCCTCAAGAGCAAGAAGAAAATCAAGAGACAATAGAGGAACAAGTAGCCGAGATGTCTATTGAGCAAGAGGAAAAACAAGACAAGAAGGGAGAAGTACGAAAacaagaactgaagccattacccacccatctcaaatatgcattcctgggTGCATCAGagagcttcccagtgatcatcaattcgtCCTTGACaaaaaaggaagaaggagaacTTCTTGATGTACTCAAAGCTCACAAAGATGctttaggatggaccattgacGACCTGAAAGGCATCAGCCCTACA